In Alosa sapidissima isolate fAloSap1 chromosome 5, fAloSap1.pri, whole genome shotgun sequence, the genomic stretch TCTGACAGAGGATTGTATATCTCCCTCACAAAGTACATGTACACCTGTACGTCCACTACCCATCCTCAACATCTTCGGAcagaagcgtctgctaaatacagtgtttcccatacgttgacttatctgtggcggcccaccacaatatcaacattgaccaccacacaatgattttccaggttgtactaaattgtgcttaaatctagttagcatcataaccatgctgcactaatttgttaaaaacttaattctgcaaacctaccaccacaaataaaatttaattctgtgggaaacactgaaatatcacaaacataaacataaatctcTGTGCCCTGTCTCTGTAAATCCCTCAGGTGATTCTGAGCCACGGCAAGCCAGCACTGACCTTCCCTCTGCCCCCCGGGATCCGCCAGGCCCCTCTCTTAACCAGGGTCCAGGAGGACGGCCGTGTCCAGTTCCAGGACGGCTCGGTGGCCGAGGCGAATGTCCTCATGTTCTGTACAGGGTACAATTTCAGCTTCCCGTTTCTGCGCCCGGAGCAACTGCACTTAGATATCCGGGACCACGTAGTGATCCCCCTGTACAGGTTCATCCTGCCTCCTGCCTTTCCCACACTCTTCTTTATTGGGGTCTGCAAAACGATCTGCCCCTTTCCACACTTCCATTGTCAGgtaagttctctctctctctctctctctctctctctcacaccaactGACTGTCATTCTTTCACCCActgtagatatgtgtgtgtgtatgtgtgtgtagggaggaaCCTTTCATGTTTTCTCAAGCATCTTGTGCTTTGCCGGCTGCAGGTCCAGTTTGCGTTGGCGGTGCTTGATGGCACCGTTAGCCTGCCATCTCGAGAGGAGATGGAACGAGACGTCCAGAACATCGTGGACAGAAAGACCGCGATGGGCGTCCTGGAGAGACACCTACTGAGAATGGAGTCTGAGCAGTGGAGCTACTACCAAAGTCTCGCGGACAGCGGCGGGTTTTCACCTTTGGCCCCAGTGATTCAGAGCCTGTATGAGGAAGTGGGAAGACAGCGGAAGAAACACCCACAGAAGTACAGGAATGCGAACTATCAACTCATTACTGACACCAAGTGGGAATCACTGGAGAAAACACACTGAACAGAAATGCATTCATTCCAGTGGGGTGGTTAAATTCCAAGATAATCTGTCATCATCTGCATTATAAATGTCTTGgaaataggcctatatgtatTGTATTAGAATATATTGATTACCTCAGGTAAGTGGCTTGTATTTCCGAATTATATTCTATAATGGTTGAAATGGAAATTAAAGGATATATTCATATTTAAAAGTAAAAGAATTGTACATTTGTGTATGATTGATTAGCCACCCACACTGCCTAGGCATCGGCTGCAGTGCACAAACAAATTGCGCAACAACTGGTCTAACAGCCCCGTTTCTGAGACGTGTTTTGAAAAGCTAAGTAAGTGTACTTTCAGATAAATTTGGGATAGTGGGAATAAACATACTGTGTGAAATGATCTGTATTGGACTATACATTGTCTGTCATTGTTCCTTTTTAACATCGATTGCCTTTATGAACTCCTTCCAAAAGCGCTCGCAAGAATCCCAGTTTTCCCATCTGTTTCGAGTCGACATGCGGATTGTGAAACTGGACACCTAAACTGTTTCTTAACCCTTTGTGCCAACTTCTTCTCATGTTTTTTACTTTATGTTTTAAATAAACCGAGACACATCTCTCACACTGTGTAATTGTGGGACTTGTATCACGCATGTTGATTATGTATGTGGCCTCAAAAGCACGAACATTTCAAAGACACCACCGAAATTACGCAGTTAAAGACAGAGGTTAAAGAACAGTCTGGGAAGTTCTGGGAAGTGGGAAGGCAAATAGGGCGGGAGGAAAGGGAAGGGGTATGGGTATTTCCTTGCGCCAGAGGAAGGCAAAAACATCTTTTTATATTTCGTTTAGTGTTGCGGGACATCATGGTGTCAAACCCAAGGCATTGGGCGTAACGCAACAGCTGCTGCTGCGATGTCAGGAATTCAGCGCCACTTGAACTAGGTAATTGCCTGTTTTATCTCTTATCACATCGTTGTCGGAAAATAAGCCTGAAACAATGGTGATGTTTCCCATACTGTGGAGCGTGTTACCATAGTCTGATGAGAATTCACATGCTTCCTGCCTGTGCATTTCAAAGTAAGGAAACTATGGAGGCATTTTGGGGTGTGTGCGTTTACGCTCGATGTTAGTGAAGAGGGAAAGTCTGCAGTTGCCGCAATATAACATCTAACTAGTGGAGTTGCAAAGTAAATAGGCGAGTTATCGGGTACTTACATTTTATTGAGTTAATATAACGTTATAGATTCTTCATCTCGATCATTAGTTTTTTGACGTATTCCAATATTTCACTTGATTCATATAAATCTGGCTGTTTACTTGTACTAATTCTTCCCTCTACCCTTGCAGCCCCGCCGAACAGGGTCCCCGGACTTTGTTAAATACCACTGAATGGAGGGAGATACAGAGAAGACTGAAGTTAAAGCTAGTGATGACATCAAACTTTCAGGTCATGAGGTTACAGCGGGGGGCTCAGCAGCTGTCCAAGACGTGGGCTCGGCGGACGACCAGTCTCTACCCATCATGCATTGGGAGGCTTTGAGCCTGCGAATAGCTGAACTTGAAaaacaagaggaggagagaagagagagggcaaAGGTGGGGAAAGAACAACAAATCTAATTAAAAGATAACTTCAGGACTATTTAACTACACTATTacaatacacacaacacaagactGATAACGTCTGTTATTGCCTGTTTGGTGGAATTATTAAATAGCCTAATTGTATTACTGTCAGCATCATCTATgtgaaaaacattttattgattgtattcaaaatgtatttgttaAATGTTATAACATAGTAACATGTGCTGTGCTGATTTCTTCCTAGACTTTGAATATACCAGAGCGAGGGAGAGTCTTTGGCAGTTGGAAGGAGGACCGGCAGCATGCGTTTCCCACGGGCCAGTGGGTAGACTCGGATGAGGATGACTGTGGGGGATGCCGTTCACCTGTCACTAAATCTCGGTATAGTGGATCATCTGTGTTTTATCATTATGTGTGGACTCAACCAGTAGTGAACTACAGAGTCAAAGGGAAATTAGATGTGGGTGTTCAATGTTCATCTCAAAGGTTTTTCACTCCTGCTGAAAAACTTCTGATCATAGTTGTGGTTCTGGACTGGATACAGCATGGGATCTGTTTCTTAATGGGGCCTCTACTCTACCACTCTCTGGATCTGGGAGGAAAGAGTACAGTTCACGGACTGTTGTTCACTTGTTATCAACACCAAAGATCTTAGAACAGAGCGAGTCTAGAATTTTTGATCAACACTATCATGCTGTTTACTTGCATTGAAGCTTCCCAAGCTAGCAGTTCATTCTGACACAGGTCTGGCTTCCTATTGGCTTCTCCGTGGGCCCTCTGCAGTGACTGACTGGGTCTTGAATGGTTCTGGTACTGATCTGGGATGGAatcagcagctgtgtgtgtgtgtgtgtgtgtgtgtgtgtctgttttcagTAATGAGAAGTCCTCTGTCAGAATTTTGCCATAAAGCCAGAACTTTGATATCTTTACTTGCACTCTTCAATACTGATATGAAATGTTCTCATTGTTACTTTCCTCTTTTACAGGTTTAATAGTCAGAAAAACCTTCAGCTCTGCTTTATTAACAACAGTGAGAGTGATGAGGATGAAAAATCTGGTAGTGAGGTAAATACACATATTAAAGGGGACATCTGCAAAAACACTTATCAGTTTCTGACCATTTCATATGGTTCCATGAGTACATCCATTGCCTCTGTAACAGGTTAGACTTTACACTTATGGAATATAATATAATTGCACAAGAGTAATTGTATGATTTTCACTACTATTCATTTTCCACAGTACCACATCATTTGTCCTTAATGAGAAGAGTTTGGGGGAACAGTTTTCCTGAATGCTCCATCATCATCgctgtttcatttgtttaaCTATGCTCTGTTTGGTATGGTTCTGAAATGTTCTCTCACCCAAAGTGTTCCAAAGAGTCTGAGGCGCGAGGTGGCCAGTCTCCGGGTCTAAAGCTGGAGGTCCAGGCTGCACTGAGAGCTCTGCGGGATCAGCTTTTAGCCGagcagaaggagaaggaggtgaGAATCATGGATAATGCATCAGAAatatttcctctcttctcctcttctctgaaATAGCATGCTTTGTGGTGTGAACAAAACCACCATTTCTTGTCCTGCTTGCATCCTTGCATCATGTTCCACCAACAAACTGAGTAATGAGTATTTTAAAAGGCCGGGAATTCCTAGACATTCTTTGATCTTTACGGGTCCGTACATGATGTCATGTCTATGCTCACAACATTTCCTGCATCCTTTTCCTGATATTCTTAATTTCTT encodes the following:
- the im:7136398 gene encoding schwannomin-interacting protein 1, with translation MEGDTEKTEVKASDDIKLSGHEVTAGGSAAVQDVGSADDQSLPIMHWEALSLRIAELEKQEEERRERAKTLNIPERGRVFGSWKEDRQHAFPTGQWVDSDEDDCGGCRSPVTKSRFNSQKNLQLCFINNSESDEDEKSGSECSKESEARGGQSPGLKLEVQAALRALRDQLLAEQKEKERLTCSDSGMRRKLLDRSDLQTCSVQQLDSLRESLFQNIHDLSSQLVAQLLVRDHLRTKQDAMLLDVQDMTSL